The Clostridiisalibacter paucivorans DSM 22131 genome includes a window with the following:
- a CDS encoding phage portal protein codes for MINISSEMSKIKDIITRAASKRMTEKQFIEVEIKKWESSINRKNMITGEKYYKGDHDILQRQRTMVGQDGMLQVVYNLPNNKIIDNQYAKMVDQKKNYLLSKPLTFDTENNQYEAALKKVLNKRFQRTLKNLGEDSLNGGIGWLHPYYNDLGEFCFKRFQPYEILPFWKDAEHTELDFAVRLYEIEAYEGAKEKTIKKVEVYSLNGIDRYVLEGNMLIPDIENPSSNYFSFTDGEGEVVELNWERIPLIAFKYNAKEIPLITRVKSLQDGINIMLSDFENNMQEDARNTILVIENYDGANLAEFRHNLATYGAVKVKSIDGAKGGVSTLTVEVNADNYKAIVEIFKKALIENARGYDAKDERMSGTPNQMNIQSMYNDIDLDANEMETEYQASFEELLWFVNTHLNLSGIGNFFNESVEVIFNRDMMMNESTVIDNLAKSVGILSNETIISQHPG; via the coding sequence ATGATAAATATTTCAAGTGAAATGTCTAAGATCAAGGATATTATTACAAGAGCAGCAAGCAAAAGAATGACTGAAAAGCAATTTATTGAAGTTGAAATTAAGAAATGGGAAAGTTCAATTAATCGAAAGAACATGATCACTGGTGAAAAGTATTACAAAGGTGATCATGATATTCTTCAACGTCAAAGAACAATGGTTGGACAAGATGGGATGCTGCAGGTTGTTTATAATCTTCCAAATAACAAGATCATTGATAATCAGTATGCAAAGATGGTGGATCAGAAAAAGAACTATCTTCTAAGTAAACCTTTAACCTTTGACACAGAAAACAATCAATATGAAGCTGCTTTGAAGAAGGTATTAAACAAAAGATTCCAAAGAACCCTGAAGAACTTAGGTGAAGATTCCTTGAATGGTGGTATTGGATGGCTTCATCCTTACTACAATGATCTTGGGGAATTTTGTTTTAAGAGATTTCAACCTTATGAAATCCTTCCATTTTGGAAAGATGCTGAACATACAGAACTTGATTTTGCTGTCAGACTGTATGAAATTGAAGCCTATGAAGGTGCAAAGGAAAAGACCATTAAAAAGGTTGAAGTATATAGCCTTAATGGTATAGATAGATACGTTTTAGAAGGTAATATGTTAATTCCTGATATTGAAAACCCTTCAAGTAATTATTTCAGTTTTACAGATGGTGAAGGTGAAGTGGTGGAATTAAATTGGGAACGGATCCCTTTGATTGCGTTCAAGTATAATGCCAAGGAAATCCCATTGATCACCAGGGTGAAGTCACTGCAGGATGGAATCAACATCATGCTTTCTGACTTTGAAAACAACATGCAGGAAGATGCAAGGAACACCATCCTGGTCATTGAAAACTATGATGGTGCAAACCTGGCAGAGTTCAGACACAACCTTGCAACCTATGGTGCAGTTAAGGTCAAAAGCATTGATGGTGCCAAGGGTGGTGTTTCAACCCTTACTGTTGAAGTTAATGCTGACAATTACAAAGCCATTGTTGAGATCTTCAAGAAAGCCTTGATTGAAAATGCAAGGGGTTATGATGCAAAAGATGAACGGATGTCAGGAACACCAAATCAGATGAACATTCAATCCATGTACAATGACATTGATTTGGATGCCAATGAAATGGAAACTGAATACCAAGCATCTTTTGAAGAACTTCTATGGTTCGTGAACACACATTTAAATTTGAGTGGAATAGGTAACTTCTTTAATGAATCGGTAGAAGTAATATTCAACAGGGATATGATGATGAATGAATCAACTGTCATTGATAATCTAGCCAAATCAGTTGGCATCCTATCCAATGAAACAATCATTTCACAACATCCTGGATAA
- the terL gene encoding phage terminase large subunit, translated as MDEHGNLLFTEIRNYTDTADQGNDYLCSIDYGVYQGEAYVLNVLYTKEAMEITEEETAKMLHEDGVNNADIESNNGGRGFARQVERILKEKFKSNKVQINPFHQSKNKKARILSNATWVMNHIYFPINWADRFPEYHAAMTKYQKEGKNLHDDAPDATTGIAEKIGQGSTFSFD; from the coding sequence ATGGATGAACATGGCAACCTTCTATTCACTGAAATCAGGAACTACACTGACACAGCTGATCAAGGGAATGATTACCTTTGTTCAATTGATTATGGTGTTTACCAGGGTGAAGCCTATGTTCTTAATGTACTTTACACCAAGGAAGCAATGGAAATCACTGAAGAAGAAACTGCAAAGATGCTTCATGAAGATGGTGTCAACAATGCAGACATTGAATCCAATAATGGTGGACGTGGTTTTGCAAGACAAGTTGAACGGATCCTGAAAGAGAAGTTCAAAAGCAACAAAGTTCAGATCAATCCTTTTCATCAGTCCAAGAATAAGAAAGCAAGGATCCTGTCCAATGCTACTTGGGTGATGAATCACATATACTTCCCAATCAATTGGGCAGATCGTTTCCCTGAATATCATGCAGCAATGACCAAGTATCAGAAGGAAGGAAAGAACCTTCATGATGATGCACCTGATGCAACAACAGGTATTGCTGAAAAGATAGGACAAGGAAGCACATTCAGTTTTGACTAA